The window CACTTCGCTCTCAAAGACAGGGGATTTTTATTTGTGGGCAAGGCGGAGATGCTGCTGACTCATGCCAATCTCTTCACACCGGTTAACCTCAAGTATCGAATTTTTGCCAAACTCTCCCACGTGACACTGCGCGATCGTCAATTTGTTCTTGCAGAAGCGGGCAACACCGAGATAGGTAACCATACACTCAGAAATATCCGTTTGCGGGATGAAGCCATCGAGAGTCTACCCATCGCCCAAATTGTGGTGGATATCCATGGTAAGCTAGCCATCGCCAACCGACAGGCTCGCATTTGGTTTAATATCTCCAACTCAGATTTGGAGCGCCCTCTACAGGATTTAGAAGTCTCATATCGACCGGCTGAACTGCGATCGCTGATCCAAAAAGCTTACACCGAACGCCGCCCCATCCAGCTCAATCATGTGGAATTCTCGAAAGTGGGCGAGAGTAATCCCATCTGGTTAGACATTGAGATTCTCCCTTTAATGGATACTCAGGGTGAACTCTTGGGCGTGTTAGTGGTATTCCAGGATGCAACACGCTACAACCAGTTGCAACAGGAACTTTCACGTTCCACTCAGGAAGTGGAAACGGCTTACGAAGAACTTCAGAGTGCCAACGAAGAACTAGAAACCACCAACGAAGAGCTCCAAAGTACCAACGAAGAATTGGAAACCACCAATGAAGAACTCCAAAGTACTAACGAAGAATTGGAGACCATTAATGAAGAACTCCAATCTTCTAACGAGGAACTTCAAGCCACGAATGACGAACTGCGTGCTCGCACCGATGAACTCAACTGTGCTAACGCCTTTTTGGAATCCATTCTTACCAGTCTACAGATGGGGATGGTCGTTTTAAACAACCGCCTTTCTGTTCAACTTTGGAACGGTGAAGCCGTCAATTTATGGGGAATTCCCGCGAGTGAGGTTGAAGGATATTTCTTCTTTGACCTAGATTTGGGCTTGCCCCTAGAGCAACTTAGGGAACCCGTCCGTGAGTGTCAGACTGGAGTATCGAATTACCGAGACATGGTATTAGACGCGATTAACCGCCGTGGCAGAGCCATTCGTTGCCGGGTGATCTGCACACCCCTGATTGTGGCGGCTCAGCAACAAGGCATCATTCTTTTAATGGAAGACGTGAGCAACAAACAACAGCCGTAAAATGCTCCAGAGTCATCCTGCCCGAAAAAACACCGAACCCGCCTACTTGGGGCGGGTTTATACAGTAATAATTACCAGTCAGAATCGAGATAGTTAACGATAAAACAGGAAAGCAAGACAATAGATTTGCATCAACTAGTGGTGGACTCAATAACGCCACTACCTTCAGTTTGTTTTACACCCGAATTCTGTCACAAAAGACCTAGATTTTGGTGAAATGTCCAACCCATTAGAACGATCAATGAGGAATTTCAAGCGCGGCGGACACGACCAGATTTTTTCAGGTGTCTTCTCTTGAGGAGCAGCGCTGGATTAGAGCAGGCTTGGCACAAGCTCGAATCCCAGGATTTAGTACGAAGGTTCTCTGACTTCGTTGTGCCTATTTAAAAAATTAGCATTGAATTTCGGGGAGGGAACCGACAATTTACTAAAATTTAGCCTCATTAACGTGTTGTAATAATCGAAAAACTTTCTGGAACAGACGGCTTGAGTCAAGGGTGCCCTCACAATACGACTGGAGACTGATTGTTTGAAACGATAAAATCTGTCTATGGGTTAATATCGTGTGGACTCATACTGTTTCTGCAATAGCGATGCCTGCTCAAAGCATCGGCTTGTGTGCTCTGATTTTGCTTCTGTGTGCGCTGTAAAACTGTTAAAATATGCCTCGCATCAAACGTCGTCACTTTTTGCAATCTACGGCTTCGCTGCTTGCGACTCTGGGTTTAAGCCAACTGGATCTTCAAAGAGCAGGCGATCGCTACGGTCGTGCTCTCGCGCAAGGGACACCGCGTAAACTGGCTTTGCTCGTTGGAATTAATGAATATCCTGAAACCGGTGAATATAGTGCCTTGCGGGGATGTATCACTGATGTGGATTTGCAGCGACATCTTCTGATCAGCCGCTTTGGCTTCAATCCCAAAAACATCCTTACCCTGACGGATAAACAAGCCACCCGTCAAGGCATCCTCACCGCCTTTGAGGAACACCTAATTAAGCAAGCTCAACCTGGGGATGTGGTGGTGTATCACTTCTCCGGACATGGTTCCCAAGTGCGTGACCCAGATTGTGATGCACCCAATTGCCTCAACAGTACCTTTGTGCCCGTTGATAGTGTCGCCGCCACGGGAACTCGCGGGTCAGGAGACGTGGTGCAAGATATCATGGGGCACACCTTGTTTCTACTGATGTACGCCCTGAAAACAGAAAACGTCACCGCCGTCCTCGATAGCTGCCACTCCGGAGGCGGCACGAGAGGAAATCTCCAAGTGCGATCGCTCAGAGGTGGCGATCAACTTCAAATTGCCAATACTGAACGAGAATATCAGCAGCGGTTGCTGTCGATGGTGAATCTTGCACCGGATGAATTTAAGCGACTCCGCCGTCAAGGGGTGGCGAAAGGCGTGGTGATTGCCTCCACCAAACCCGAACAAGTGGCAGCCGATGCCGCGTTCAACGATATTTATGCGGGTGCGTTTACCTATATCATGACCCAGTATCTGTGGCAGCAAACGAGGAGTGAGACACTGGGGAGTGTGGTGGTTAATGTGGCTCGAAGTACCAAAAAAGCCTCGTTTACAGGGCAAGACCCCTTAGCTGAAGTTAAGCCAAACAGCGACTATAAGCAGCGCAACGTCTACTTTGTTGAGCAACAGACGCCACCGGCAGAAGCCGTGATTTTGGGGGTAGAAGGCGATCTCGCTCAACTGTGGCTGGGGGGTGTTAACCCCAAAAGTCTGCAAGCCTTTGAGCAAGGAACCATTTTCTCCATTATCGATTCCCAAGGCAACCCTCAAGGACAAGTCGTCTTGGAATCGCGCCAAGCAGAAACATTAATTGGGCGGGGCAAACTCTTGGGGAAAGCCCAACCGGGAGCATTTTTGCAAGAACAAGTGCGCGGGGTTGCCAACGATGTCACTTTATGTATTGGGATTGATCCCTCCCTCGGCAATGACGCAACAGCCGCCAAACAAGCTCTACAATCCATTCGGCGCATTGAAGCCATACCCCTGCAACAAAAGGAAGTGCATTACATCTTCGGGCGGATGACTGATGCTTATTCCCGACAGTTGCAACAACAAAGAGTTACGAAACTGCCTCCAGTTGGCAGTGTTGGCTTATTCACTCCTGGACTAGAGTTAATTCCTGACTCCTTCGGTGCGGCGGATGAATCGGTAAGCGCTGCCACGAATCGCCTACAAGCCAAGTTTAAATCCCTGCTAGCCGCTCATCTGGTCAAACTCATTCTTAATTCCGATTCATCCCGCCTGAACGTAACGGCAGTGATGAATCGAGAAGATCAAAAGGAAGTTCTCGCTACCGCTTTCACCGTTCGAGGAAGTGTGGGTCAAGCATCCTTCCCCAATCGACCCACTCAACCCCTGCCTGCTGATGCCAGCAAGTTACCCCTAGGAACACGGGTGCAGTTTCGCATTAACAACAAGGAGTCTCGCGATCTTTATCTCAGCATCCTCGTAATCGATCCAACGGGTGAGATCTCGGTAATCTTCCCCAACCAATGGAGTGCAACCGACGATGTGATGCGAGTCAAAGCGGGGCAGACGATACAGATTCCAGACCCCAGCAAGGGTGATAGTTTTGCCCTTGTAGCTCAAGAACCGAAAGGAGTGGCAGAAGCGTTAATTAT of the Allocoleopsis franciscana PCC 7113 genome contains:
- a CDS encoding CheR family methyltransferase, producing MAITPDDPTFEVLLHYLKQTRGFDFTGYKRPSLMRLAKKRMQIVGAESFTQYLDYLEANPLELNHLFDALLLNVTTFFRDLPAWNYLTQEIIPRILEMKPDNELIRVWTAGCASGEEAYTIAIILAEILGEEAFRSRVKIYATDLDEDAITYGRLATYTARQLGNIPEPLREKYFEVTRSAYIFRHDLRRCVIFGRNNLVQDAPIGHLDLLICRNTLMYFNAETQSRVLARFHFALKDRGFLFVGKAEMLLTHANLFTPVNLKYRIFAKLSHVTLRDRQFVLAEAGNTEIGNHTLRNIRLRDEAIESLPIAQIVVDIHGKLAIANRQARIWFNISNSDLERPLQDLEVSYRPAELRSLIQKAYTERRPIQLNHVEFSKVGESNPIWLDIEILPLMDTQGELLGVLVVFQDATRYNQLQQELSRSTQEVETAYEELQSANEELETTNEELQSTNEELETTNEELQSTNEELETINEELQSSNEELQATNDELRARTDELNCANAFLESILTSLQMGMVVLNNRLSVQLWNGEAVNLWGIPASEVEGYFFFDLDLGLPLEQLREPVRECQTGVSNYRDMVLDAINRRGRAIRCRVICTPLIVAAQQQGIILLMEDVSNKQQP
- a CDS encoding caspase family protein gives rise to the protein MPRIKRRHFLQSTASLLATLGLSQLDLQRAGDRYGRALAQGTPRKLALLVGINEYPETGEYSALRGCITDVDLQRHLLISRFGFNPKNILTLTDKQATRQGILTAFEEHLIKQAQPGDVVVYHFSGHGSQVRDPDCDAPNCLNSTFVPVDSVAATGTRGSGDVVQDIMGHTLFLLMYALKTENVTAVLDSCHSGGGTRGNLQVRSLRGGDQLQIANTEREYQQRLLSMVNLAPDEFKRLRRQGVAKGVVIASTKPEQVAADAAFNDIYAGAFTYIMTQYLWQQTRSETLGSVVVNVARSTKKASFTGQDPLAEVKPNSDYKQRNVYFVEQQTPPAEAVILGVEGDLAQLWLGGVNPKSLQAFEQGTIFSIIDSQGNPQGQVVLESRQAETLIGRGKLLGKAQPGAFLQEQVRGVANDVTLCIGIDPSLGNDATAAKQALQSIRRIEAIPLQQKEVHYIFGRMTDAYSRQLQQQRVTKLPPVGSVGLFTPGLELIPDSFGAADESVSAATNRLQAKFKSLLAAHLVKLILNSDSSRLNVTAVMNREDQKEVLATAFTVRGSVGQASFPNRPTQPLPADASKLPLGTRVQFRINNKESRDLYLSILVIDPTGEISVIFPNQWSATDDVMRVKAGQTIQIPDPSKGDSFALVAQEPKGVAEALIIASATPMSKALQGLREVATRGGNTRGFLTPNEPTEVIGSFLDDIDRGTRGSRSSNTAQPSQGVKSVDTSQMAAMSITFEVI